ACATATCAGCATGCCAGTCATCACCAGCAGTTATGTGCTTGCATGTACACATGTGGCTTACACGTGTATACCAAACACAGTTAAACAAATATAATGTTTGCAAATATGCCCAGAGCCAGCACAAAAACAACCTATAAAATCCTCGCAAGAAAGAAAACAGAATAAAAGAAAACAGCAAAAGGAACACCATGTGCACCATGACAAAAATGAAACAAAAATGCTATTAGTGTCATTCCTGATGCCATGATGACTGGTAGACACTATAGTTTGCAGCTTTACTGATGCCATGATGAGCAAAAACAgtaaattacaaatacatggGAACTTCAGTATTCCTGATAATCCCCCAATTCTACAAATTAGACCAAAGCCTTCTAATTCTATCCACCATAGATACTGGATATCAAAATGTGAGAAATATTAACAGCTTAGTCATGCTATGAAATTATGAAATATATAAATTATCAGATCACATTAAATGATATATATAGAACTGTGAGTTTGCATGTACTCCTTACATACTTTACACTATTTAAGTAATAATACTTCTTAAACAAGCATATGTTCACATTTCTATTATAAATGGATGGGGACCTAAGAATCCTTCAGTGAGTAACTGACTGCTCAATGGAGTAATTGGTCATTTTTATTGATTTGGAAATTCTGAAAATCCGATGGGTCTGCACAATAATTGCAAACAACAAAAAAAACGGACACAAAAGAATGGCTCCCAAATATAAGCAAGAAAAACATGTTAACAATGGACAACAAGTACCATAGAAGTTAAACAAATATCACATAAAATCTGATAACAAAAGGGCATGCCCAGTGCTGAAAGCTCCCACATAAGGTGGGATCTGGGGAATGGAATTCCTAGACAACATTAcccttgcaaaaaaaaaaaattagaATACTGCAAAGAGGCTGGCCACAAGTGGAGAGTCTCTACCACTGCACCAGGTCCACCCTTCACATAAAAACTAATAAAACTGCAAATATTAACTCGTGTAACAGGAGTATCTTCATCTAATAGAGAACATTGAACACAGAACATAATTATCATGAACGAAAACATTGCATATCACATCCAGCATTCTTATTTAGTCAGATAACATCATGATGTCAGATATAACTGTAGCTGAAAACATGTTGCATGCATCCAGATACTAGCAAGGAGACAATCTCCCCTACCTCCAGTGAGGTTAAGCTCAAGATATATGTTCCACCTTAAAAGTTTGCAGATGTTTGTTATAACACAATGAAATCCACAGATACTCACCAGCTATGCCCATCCTAAGAAGTATTGCTGGGCGCAGATCGACATTTAGCATGGACAATAGGTCCCAACTGTGACCTTTCCAGACCATCGATATTACCATCTGGTGCATTCATGTAAACTGCACCTTTGTACATCCACTCTTCAGTCTCATCACTGTAGAAATCTTCAAATGGTTCTTTACATAATGCACAGGCTGTTTGCTCCTCATCCGCAGGAACAGCCATTTCTTTCTCTTCCTTTCTGTCTGGGACTGGGTCTGAGGGTACAAAAGCAGGGACACCGTCGTTTCCAACTGTTTCTGCTGCTCTTAACCATTCCTCCGCCGTGACAAAATATTTACGTGAAGATTGCTTACGGTTCTTTGAATTTCTATTTTTTGTAACATGCCAGTCCATGTGAGCACGATGCTCCTCTTGGCATTTGAACCGAAGGCCACAAGTTTTGCACTGCCTTGAAAGATCCTGATACAAAGCATTGATGACAGGCTCGTTTCGTACCTTGAGGTCTACATTGAAGTcaactccaattgaatcctacAGGAAAAGATTCACAACGTATACCATTCAATTAGCACATAACTCATGCATATGAACAGAACAATACTATATACCAGGAACAAGGTGCACAAAATGCAAGAAGTACCTGAGGTCGGCCAGGTGTTTCCAATGTAATTACACCTTGCCGCATAAGGTTACTCAATAGTCCGGAGACAAATGGTTGAGCGCTACCAACTTGTGACGATGATGAACCAATCTGCAGTGAAGCAGGTGGTGGTCCAGGAGGTAATGGTGGCCTAGGAAAACTGGGCACAGATGGCATGCCATAGGGTGGCACAGCAGGTGGTACAGAAAAGGAACTTGGCAGAAGTGAAACTGGTGGCATCGCTGCAGTACCTCCTTGCCCTGCGAACTGGGATACAGACATGCCAGGGGCAAAGCTTCTAAAAGCCTCCTGATGGTGAGGATTGGGATGGGGATGGAATTGTTGAGGATGATGAGGCTGAGCTTGGTTTCCCAAAATTGTACCTTGATTTTGTTGACTTGATGGCAACAAATCTTGGTGCTGATATGGTGGTTGAGCTAAGCTACCAGTACGTAGTGTTTTCCGATCCAAGGCATCATAATGATGCTGTGGAACAAATACAGATGAACTGGCTCCTTGACTAACAAATGGCCTAATTTCTAGACTATCTGCTGCATTTCTAACATGTTTTGTATCGGGTGGAATCGGTAGTAAAGTTTGCGACTGAGTATGACGAAGAGGAGGCCATTCTATCGGAGCAGGAGCAGTTAGCGGCCTGTGCTTCTCCACCAAGGGTATATCTACACCCAAAGCATTGTATGTACCACTAATCTCCAATCTCTTAACTGGCATTTCACTATCAGCAGGCAGTGGTATTCTATCAACTACTGATGGATGTTCAAGTGCTTGTACTCGCAATGGCAGACCAGTAGGCTGCTGCCAAGGTGGAGTTTGCATGGTAGCAGTTCTCCCGTGATTGAGGGTATGCTCAGAAATCTGGAACTCCAAATGAGCTCCATTCTGAACACCATAATTGCTTGGATATCTCCTACTAGTAGACATATCAACATGCTGCaagggaagaaaaaggatggCAAATTTGTCAATATACATTAAGAGTAGATACGGATAAAACATTGCCACATGAATTACATTTGGCGCACGGATAAAAATGTTGAAAATTTTGTAGTTAAACGTAAGTCAAAAAGGTGGTTAAAGAATGAACACTGTCCGAAAACATCTGGGGCCTGAAAACTTTAGAAATCAATGTCTAACTCAGGACATACATTATTCAACAGCAAATTGTGAAATAAAAGGAGTAAACTGCCAAAAAATAACGACGGGAATGTTCCTTCCCTAACACATGTATGTGATGACAGAAAATGTTGTTTTATGATTATCTTTTTTCACAGAACTTTTGTCTAAGTATATAGCTTCGGATAAATATGGCAAGAATCAGTAAGAAGTATACACAAAGACTATGACCATTCTTTCAGTCAAGAAGGATAGCAACAGGAAACATGTGATTAAATCTTTCAGAAGTTGGCAATATCCTTTTATGTACCTAGATTGGTCAACTGAAGCCTATGAGTACACATTTGACAATACTTAATTGCATAGCGGTTTTATTTTTATCATTGTTCTAAAAGGTGCTAGGCTCTAGGCAGGCTGTAGGGGGAGAGGAATACAGGAGGCTGTGACATGTGACCCAGATGGAATGAAGAATGGAGGGCATATGGCATGGTTTGCTAGTCCTTTGCCGGCTCCTCCTGGCTCCTACTTCTGCTCCTCTGGTGGTCATGGCAGCCAGCAGATCACAACTAGCTCATCATGCAAGGCAGCAGCCCAATTGAACGAACTAATTATGAAAAAAGTGTGGCTAGTTGGCACGCAGCACCAAGGCGGCTGCCTTTTAGAACAATGATTTTACAAATATATCAAATTAAAATCAGCAATCCAACTTGTGTACTGGAGATCATAAAAAAAATTAAGAGCAAAAAAGCCTTTAAAGAGTGAAGGAAATAAAAGATAAAAATTATTCATAAACTGCCAGAATGATGGCAGGCATATAAAGTGTTATGCTAATGTATCTATTCACTATAATTAAAGAAAGATGAGACAATCATACATTGGCAGAAGTAATCCTATCTTCGAGATTTAATGGTGGTCCATCAATCGATGATCGATGAGATTGGCTTGGAAAATTGTGCCTCCCAGTATCAGATTCCAGTAATCCTGCATTTGCCCCAGGAAATCCAGCTCTCATGGTTCCAGGAGTAAAGGACGGCATGCTGCTTCTGACTCGATCAGTCAAAGTTGGACTCATATCCTCCCAAGAatactcttcttcctctgaagtGAGCCAATTTCGTGCACTAGATTTGCTAGCCATCCCATTTGAATCCAGGCGCTGCATTTTAGGAACTCTTTCATCAGCATCTCGGCCTTGACAATTCCCATAGGCATCAATAAGTTCTCTTGCACTTTGCTTCCTGTACTCTTCATCAAGCATGCTGATTGTCGGCCGCTGTGCACCATCGTCAAAAGTCCATCTCGACCTGCCATTCCGATCAGGCAATCTTCTGGGGTCAGGTCCCAATACAGAATGAGATGGTGGCATCCTCTCTATCGCTCTCTTGGGAGACACATTCCTAGGGAACACATCAAGAGGTGGCGACCTGGACAAGTTTCTCCTTGAAGTGGCTAATGGCCCATCTAGAATGACATCGGATGGATGTGTGCTCAACAGATGTGGTGATGTTGCCCTTATTCCAGCAATAGAACGAAATGTCTCTTGTTGATCAGGATCATCAGCATACTGCACAGTAGATTTCTGCCCATATGATTCCAACACAGATTATTAGCCATCGCAAAGTAAAAGGCACGTACTACAGTACAGTTTAGATTGAAACAGAAGAAATAAGATGAACAGTTTTATCATATTGAAGTACTAGGGGTTATGTTTAATGTGAGAAAAAATAAAGCACCTAACATTGTCTCAAGCAATTTAAGAAGTCACTTAGTTCAGCTATTTAAGAGCAAATAGCAATACTAAATCAGGCATAAGAATTGGTAGGAACTCTTGGAAGACTTGGTACAGAGGCGAAGAGTATAGTCAGTAAACATGCCAGAGTCTTAAATAAATATAGCCTTCCCCAAAAATATAAAGAAAACAAAGGTTTTCTCCTTTTTCAACCAATAAGGGGAGCAAAACAAACAGAAGATGATTTCATTTTCCAAACAAGCATTATTATGTGCCATAAAGCTATACGGAGGTGTGGATGACAGGCTTGGAATAGGAGACTAGTTGAAAGAATGACAAGGAGCAACAAAAGCAGATGTGCTCTCAATACCTGAAGCATTGAAGACGGACGCCCTCGCAAACCATTTGATGTTAATCCATTCATCAGATCCTCCTCCAAATCAGCCATTTGCCTCGTGCCACGAACTGCTGGTTGATGTGTCTGCTTTTAAAGCAAATGTAGAAGACAAACATCAATAATCAACAACTTAAATAAAATTAAATAAAGAACAAAAGACTGACAGAATACAGTAATACACTGGCTGTCATATATTTCTTCTCCATTAGACCTAAAACTACCATGCTTGACTGCTTGAATCAAAACAAATACACCAATGACTCTACTATCTACTTACTTATTCACAACAAAAAATCTTACCACATTGGCCTGTTTCAATTTTTGTTGTGCTTCCAGATACTTGGGATTTACATGTATGCCATGAGACGGCCTAGGAGATAGTGACTCTGATTGATGTGGATTTGTCACTATGGCAGGACGCTTATCCTCTGAGGGAGAAAATTGAAGGTCATCCTCGATGCCACGAAGCACAGAAGAAGGAAACACTGACCACCATGTACGAAAGAGGCGCCGCATTGAAGCATACTGACTGGGATGAACTCTGCAGTATGCATCAACAAATACCTTCTGCAACCTAACAGCAAAATGGTCTATATATTCCCGTCCTATGTTCTTCACAATACTATCTAGCAGATACAAAGATGGTAATATCTGGTCAGGTGGCACCTGCAAGAATATCACAGAACAACGGTTGTAATGAAAAAGAACCTTGAAAGTATGGGTAATTTATTAAAACACATACATATAAGAACCCAAATAAAGTGAATTGAACAGTCTCAAATAGCCAACAGGATCTGAAAGGAAAAATGCAGAGGCCACTCTGGTAGCTTACTCCTTGCTCTTGGGGTTAGTTCTCATATCACTTCCGTTCAAAATTAAAATTGTTGACTCTCATCTTCAAGAAAAGCAGCAAAACAGCAAGCTACAAAATATTTCTAAACAAAACCAAATCAACGACAGAACAACTAAACAAGTAAATATTCAACATGCAAGCATCCTAACCATTAAGCCCAAAGTTTTGAAGTCATTTTACTGCAAGTTCATATAGAAACCAGTGTAACACATTTATATAGTACAGCCTAAATCCCCTCGAATTTTCCATCTCAAACATCAATCATAGCGGATGGTTTTTGCAATTGCAATGCCCAGACACCTATTTTTAGTCTGTCGCTACATATTCCAACATGTGCATCTCAGTTATCCACTGGTACTAAACAGAAAGTTTAAGAGGAACAAATAAAATGTTAAGCACCAATCTCATAATCGTCATTTCCATTAGTTCAATCCAAACTACAAAACTCCACACTGATTGCTAGACCCCCAAGTGTATGGGGACAGAAACAGGTACAGCAAGCAGAGAGACAGGATGAAATCTGTGTGCATCGCTTCCTCCAAAAGGGAAGGAATCTCTACCGAATGCAGCTATTACAAAACCTACGAATAAAAAGCATTCCATCAATTTCACAGAATTTCTCGACTTTCACAACAACCACACCAATCCCCCAAACCCTAGCTACCACACGGTGCTGACTCCACATAGCCGGGACTATCCAGCACCCTAAACCCAAGCCTCCTCGTAGCCAACCccagaagaagaacaagagcaACTGTCGCAGGAGGAGAGCAAAGAAGAGCGGGGGACCGACCTCGGCGACGCGGGCGCAGACGGCGTCGGCGATGCCCctggcggcgagcgcggcgtgCTGCCCCGCGATGATGGTGAGCTCGGTGATGACCGGCTTGCAGTTGAAGGTAAGCTCCCGGAGCGCCTCCGCGTACACGCGCACCACCGCGGCGGCACCCGGCTCGCCGCCCGCCTCCTCGCGCAGCCGCGCGCGGAACCGCTCCACGACCTGGCCCGCCGCGGGGGCCCCCGCCATCGGGCGGGCCGTCGGGAGGATCTAGGGTttccggtgggggtggggcgccggcgggccggggctagggtttggggtggcggcgacggcgagaggGAGGCCGAGGCATGTGGTGGTGGGAGCCGCAGCCCAAGcggggaggaggcggaggcggaggaaaGGGAGGGAGACGATTTACGGCGAGGATCGCGTTTCGGCTCCGCCTTCCCTCTCTCTGGGGTTTCGGGAAGGAATTAAATTCCTGTGGAAACGGAGGTACGGCGCCGAGATGGACCGTCCGATCGAGATCCGATGCACCCGATTGAACAGGGTGTAAATTCTGATGTACTTCCTCCatcctaaattatagttattttaatttttctaaatttataaaACAATTGAGGAAATGATTTTAATTAAAATTGATAAGGATTCGTACCGAAAATTTGAATTTTCCGTTTCTATACATTGTCGTGGTACTTAAAAATTTGTATACAATTCGAATAATCGAAACGGAAGGACAAGATACAATAGCAGTGATGCATTTGATACGAGCCATCATGTTCGCAACAACCGAGAGTTGCATTGTGGAGAATCCTTTCGACCTTAATATGTGATATGCAATGCAATCATGCATTCATATCACAAGGGCTGGGACATGCATCAAAACAGGTTTAAAAGCAGGGGAATAGAATCAAATGTTCTCGCATACTCCACGACATTGGCCCTGTTTAGTTCCCAggccgtaaacgcaaaaaaaccataaacgcaaaattttcgaaggaatcttgctaatttgaagtactaaatgaagtctatttacaaaactttttgtatggatgggctgtaaattgcgagacgaatctaatgaacctacttaatccatattttgcaacaatgatgctacagtaaccatccgcaaattattgcttaatcatggattaattagcatcattagatgcgtctcgcgatttacaatccatctgtgcaaaaagttttataaatagacttcatttagtacttcaaattggcaagattcatttgcaaaaaaaaaattgcGTTTACACGCAAcgaactaaacaggcccatTCTTATTAATGCATCCCAATTTATGCTTCAACATCACATAGTTGGCAGCCATTCGATTTGCGGCGCATGGTAAAGGCAGTAGGTGATGTGTGTTAGCACGCGCAGCTTCATGTGCCCAGCATGTGATTGCCATGGCAGCATGAATAATGCATCGTATCTTCACACTTACACTTTTATTGTTTGGGATAGGGCATCAGTTCTACTTAGAGTATGTACCATACATATATCGTAAGGTCTATTCCTGTTATGCTTCCCTGTGCGTATATCCAACAGCCATACAAAGAAGAGAACATACAGGCATTATGCTATATGTGCTACACCAGTAGAAAAAGATCTATTGGTCCACCTCAAAAATACCGGATGGTAATACCACCTGGTACTAAAAGATCCCCATTAGTATCAGGCTAATGCCTCTAGCCACATTAATACCGGGTGGTAAAGGATCTTTCACAGATTACTTTAAAAGAAAGTATCTCTCTCAATCACAACCGGTAAGATGGCAAGGAAGGTACACACGAGGCTAAGAGGTTCCGGGTTCGAATTCTGGCAGCCGCACGCGCGCGTATTTCATGTGAAAAAATCAGGTGACTTGTGACTGAAAAACGCACGTGTGCGCGCATGCCTCTTCCCGAatttaatatattttttgaTAAAAGTATTTTGATATCGAGTGGAACCTTTAACCGGCACTAAAATCGTACCGCGTGTTTTACCCGGTAACGAAGACCGAGAATTTTAGTCTCGGCTTCGCGGTACCGGTTGGAGAACCAGAACTAAGTCTTTTTCCAACCGGTACTAATCAACGTTTTTCTAGTACTGCTAAGTGTGATTTGGTAACAGTATACAAAGCTTCCTTCTTCGTTGGAGCATAAAAACTCGCATAAATCATGGTATTAAGACAATCTAGTTTTAGAAGCTTGGAGGCATGCAAAACCACAGTTTAGAAAGAAGAGGTCTAGAGTTGAATTTTCTAAAACCCAAATAAGACTGCATGTTTAGCAATACTATATGCTGGTTTCAGAACTACAAGGTTTGTACTTAGTATCCAACTGCCTCCATAATAACTTTTGAAAACCAAAGTACTTCACAAAAGAATGATATCTTTTTAAAGCTCCAAAAATATTATGCATCCGAACCGAAAGTGAACCATGAGACAGAAACGCCGATGTCTTTAGACCTGGTAGTGGACTAGTGCTAGACTTCCCTGGTATTGCGTCCTAGCTAGTACCAATTTGAGATTGAGCTTCAGAACCGGAGTCTGAGCTCAGATCAGCCAAACACAGTCTTTAACTTCAAATCCTTAGAGAAAATGGAAGACGCCGTATGTACCTGTCCCAAAACGTTCCTTTTATTTTTTGATAGATACATAGGAGTATGGTGTTCCTGCCTTCGGAGTAACACAGATGCCGGCTGAAATTGTGATTTAGGGTCTGTTTGGATTTGGTGACTAAATTTTAGTCATATCCTATTGGATGTTTGATAtcaattaggagtattaaata
The Panicum hallii strain FIL2 chromosome 6, PHallii_v3.1, whole genome shotgun sequence genome window above contains:
- the LOC112896626 gene encoding polyadenylation and cleavage factor homolog 4-like isoform X2, which translates into the protein MAGAPAAGQVVERFRARLREEAGGEPGAAAVVRVYAEALRELTFNCKPVITELTIIAGQHAALAARGIADAVCARVAEVPPDQILPSLYLLDSIVKNIGREYIDHFAVRLQKVFVDAYCRVHPSQYASMRRLFRTWWSVFPSSVLRGIEDDLQFSPSEDKRPAIVTNPHQSESLSPRPSHGIHVNPKYLEAQQKLKQANVTHQPAVRGTRQMADLEEDLMNGLTSNGLRGRPSSMLQKSTVQYADDPDQQETFRSIAGIRATSPHLLSTHPSDVILDGPLATSRRNLSRSPPLDVFPRNVSPKRAIERMPPSHSVLGPDPRRLPDRNGRSRWTFDDGAQRPTISMLDEEYRKQSARELIDAYGNCQGRDADERVPKMQRLDSNGMASKSSARNWLTSEEEEYSWEDMSPTLTDRVRSSMPSFTPGTMRAGFPGANAGLLESDTGRHNFPSQSHRSSIDGPPLNLEDRITSANHVDMSTSRRYPSNYGVQNGAHLEFQISEHTLNHGRTATMQTPPWQQPTGLPLRVQALEHPSVVDRIPLPADSEMPVKRLEISGTYNALGVDIPLVEKHRPLTAPAPIEWPPLRHTQSQTLLPIPPDTKHVRNAADSLEIRPFVSQGASSSVFVPQHHYDALDRKTLRTGSLAQPPYQHQDLLPSSQQNQGTILGNQAQPHHPQQFHPHPNPHHQEAFRSFAPGMSVSQFAGQGGTAAMPPVSLLPSSFSVPPAVPPYGMPSVPSFPRPPLPPGPPPASLQIGSSSSQVGSAQPFVSGLLSNLMRQGVITLETPGRPQDSIGVDFNVDLKVRNEPVINALYQDLSRQCKTCGLRFKCQEEHRAHMDWHVTKNRNSKNRKQSSRKYFVTAEEWLRAAETVGNDGVPAFVPSDPVPDRKEEKEMAVPADEEQTACALCKEPFEDFYSDETEEWMYKGAVYMNAPDGNIDGLERSQLGPIVHAKCRSAPSNTS
- the LOC112896626 gene encoding polyadenylation and cleavage factor homolog 4-like isoform X1 translates to MAGAPAAGQVVERFRARLREEAGGEPGAAAVVRVYAEALRELTFNCKPVITELTIIAGQHAALAARGIADAVCARVAEVPPDQILPSLYLLDSIVKNIGREYIDHFAVRLQKVFVDAYCRVHPSQYASMRRLFRTWWSVFPSSVLRGIEDDLQFSPSEDKRPAIVTNPHQSESLSPRPSHGIHVNPKYLEAQQKLKQANVQTHQPAVRGTRQMADLEEDLMNGLTSNGLRGRPSSMLQKSTVQYADDPDQQETFRSIAGIRATSPHLLSTHPSDVILDGPLATSRRNLSRSPPLDVFPRNVSPKRAIERMPPSHSVLGPDPRRLPDRNGRSRWTFDDGAQRPTISMLDEEYRKQSARELIDAYGNCQGRDADERVPKMQRLDSNGMASKSSARNWLTSEEEEYSWEDMSPTLTDRVRSSMPSFTPGTMRAGFPGANAGLLESDTGRHNFPSQSHRSSIDGPPLNLEDRITSANHVDMSTSRRYPSNYGVQNGAHLEFQISEHTLNHGRTATMQTPPWQQPTGLPLRVQALEHPSVVDRIPLPADSEMPVKRLEISGTYNALGVDIPLVEKHRPLTAPAPIEWPPLRHTQSQTLLPIPPDTKHVRNAADSLEIRPFVSQGASSSVFVPQHHYDALDRKTLRTGSLAQPPYQHQDLLPSSQQNQGTILGNQAQPHHPQQFHPHPNPHHQEAFRSFAPGMSVSQFAGQGGTAAMPPVSLLPSSFSVPPAVPPYGMPSVPSFPRPPLPPGPPPASLQIGSSSSQVGSAQPFVSGLLSNLMRQGVITLETPGRPQDSIGVDFNVDLKVRNEPVINALYQDLSRQCKTCGLRFKCQEEHRAHMDWHVTKNRNSKNRKQSSRKYFVTAEEWLRAAETVGNDGVPAFVPSDPVPDRKEEKEMAVPADEEQTACALCKEPFEDFYSDETEEWMYKGAVYMNAPDGNIDGLERSQLGPIVHAKCRSAPSNTS